A DNA window from Nitrospira sp. contains the following coding sequences:
- a CDS encoding hypothetical protein (Evidence 4 : Unknown function but conserved in other organisms; MaGe:77310175) → MREEVAMTLLSNAEYLNLGRQIARLLGASLEGASADALRELALAYDPSVNDARISAEVFLFHKFLLMQACVGVFPESHAEHIVGGFFAALNEKVNGLELGSDRQQAMEQMWQLRAGQFEQPFSNDRTQFLDAAPGACHWKQTIARFCQNLREIASPPDTWTDGNHSSQEASRTVTHALNQMISTLNEMNRLRFSHPA, encoded by the coding sequence GTGCGTGAAGAGGTTGCGATGACCTTGCTGTCGAATGCTGAATATCTCAACCTTGGCCGTCAGATTGCGCGACTGCTTGGAGCGAGTCTTGAAGGGGCGTCCGCGGATGCGCTTCGCGAACTCGCGCTGGCGTACGATCCTTCCGTGAACGATGCGCGCATTAGCGCCGAGGTATTTCTCTTCCACAAGTTTCTGCTCATGCAGGCCTGCGTCGGCGTCTTTCCAGAATCGCATGCGGAGCATATCGTCGGCGGATTCTTCGCTGCGTTGAATGAAAAGGTGAATGGGCTGGAGTTGGGCTCGGACCGACAGCAGGCCATGGAGCAGATGTGGCAGCTTCGCGCCGGGCAATTTGAGCAGCCATTCTCGAACGACCGCACGCAGTTTCTCGATGCCGCTCCAGGCGCCTGTCACTGGAAGCAAACCATCGCGCGCTTTTGTCAGAACCTGCGCGAGATCGCGAGCCCACCCGATACCTGGACTGACGGCAACCACTCGTCTCAAGAGGCCAGCCGCACCGTCACCCACGCCCTGAATCAGATGATCTCGACCCTCAATGAAATGAACCGGCTGCGCTTCTCCCATCCCGCCTAG
- a CDS encoding Arylamine N-acetyltransferase (MaGe:77310176) translates to MPMDMRAYLDRMNYRGVQAVTPDTLRALHLAHVLAVPFENLDNFLDRPVSLEPADLFAKIVTAQRGGYCFELNGLFSLLLEELGFSVTRLIARVRYGAKPPYPKSHQVSMVNAGGEPWLVDVGFGGNGLLEPIRLSPGVQAAQYSEEFRLTAIEPDEYLLQCLMHEEWESLYSFTLEPCQPVDYHYPNYFHSHSPESRFMQRRICTIPTKDGRKTLVDRRLSIRRNGQNEKSVVESDAEYIRALHEHFGLVLP, encoded by the coding sequence GTGCCGATGGATATGCGCGCCTATCTTGATCGCATGAACTATCGCGGCGTTCAGGCCGTGACGCCGGATACCTTGCGCGCGCTCCATCTCGCTCATGTGCTGGCCGTGCCGTTCGAGAATCTGGACAATTTTCTGGACCGGCCGGTCTCGCTTGAACCGGCGGATCTGTTTGCCAAGATTGTGACGGCGCAACGCGGCGGATACTGTTTTGAATTGAATGGACTCTTCAGCCTGCTGCTGGAAGAGCTGGGTTTCTCGGTCACTCGTTTGATTGCGCGGGTGAGATATGGCGCGAAGCCGCCCTATCCGAAAAGTCATCAGGTCTCGATGGTGAATGCCGGCGGGGAACCCTGGCTGGTCGATGTGGGATTCGGCGGCAATGGGTTGCTGGAGCCGATTCGATTGTCACCCGGCGTTCAGGCGGCACAGTATTCGGAGGAGTTTCGGCTCACGGCCATCGAGCCCGACGAATATCTTCTGCAATGCCTGATGCATGAGGAGTGGGAAAGCCTCTACTCGTTTACACTCGAACCGTGCCAGCCGGTCGATTATCACTATCCCAACTACTTCCACTCGCACTCGCCCGAGTCTCGCTTTATGCAGCGCCGGATCTGCACGATCCCGACCAAGGATGGGCGTAAGACCTTAGTGGATCGGCGGTTGAGTATCAGGCGGAACGGACAAAATGAAAAATCCGTTGTCGAGAGCGACGCCGAGTATATCCGCGCGCTCCATGAACACTTCGGTCTTGTCTTGCCGTAG
- a CDS encoding conserved membrane protein of unknown function (Evidence 4 : Unknown function but conserved in other organisms; MaGe:77310177), which yields MNGLGKYVLYFLLGGTIVSVSTYLGAQGRSFLAAFASTFPAITGATFILIYVNGGNDAIVSYAKNLLWFVPPWTVYVLAMIAGVPRFGFWPAMLGSLALYMSCVGLVRFLR from the coding sequence GTGAACGGCTTGGGCAAATACGTCCTCTATTTTCTCTTAGGCGGCACCATCGTCAGTGTCTCGACCTACCTCGGCGCGCAAGGCCGGTCGTTCCTCGCGGCTTTCGCCAGCACCTTCCCGGCCATTACTGGAGCGACCTTCATCCTGATCTATGTAAACGGCGGCAACGATGCCATCGTGAGTTACGCGAAAAATCTGCTCTGGTTCGTGCCGCCTTGGACCGTCTATGTCCTGGCCATGATCGCCGGCGTGCCGCGCTTCGGCTTCTGGCCTGCGATGCTCGGCTCGCTCGCGCTCTACATGAGTTGCGTGGGGCTGGTACGGTTCCTTCGGTAG
- a CDS encoding conserved membrane protein of unknown function (Evidence 4 : Unknown function but conserved in other organisms; MaGe:77310178), whose translation MPTPEPSEQAAPVSTHERGAALALLPLAATAAFYALPTSLQEQPFIQFAPQILAYLALALWAAYNRPLLPLLGLLPQGLKSGFRRGLAIGFGLGCLNTILILEVIPAIGFDITFLKNTPHARMPFFLMMPWTICGIALFVEVNFRGFLLGRLAKLESPLWHSSHLQRLSPLALVASAIAFSFDPFMVATFQYLHWIAVWDGLAWGTVRLRTNNLYIPIVAHAVEVMVMYSAVRTALG comes from the coding sequence ATGCCGACGCCTGAGCCGAGCGAACAGGCGGCACCGGTGAGCACGCACGAACGGGGAGCAGCCTTAGCGCTGCTCCCCCTCGCCGCCACCGCCGCGTTCTACGCCCTTCCCACGTCACTGCAGGAACAGCCGTTCATTCAATTCGCCCCACAAATTCTAGCCTATCTCGCCCTCGCCTTGTGGGCGGCATACAACCGCCCTCTGCTCCCACTCCTTGGCCTGCTCCCACAGGGATTGAAATCAGGATTCCGTCGAGGTCTCGCAATCGGATTCGGACTCGGTTGTCTCAATACTATTCTGATTCTTGAGGTCATTCCGGCGATTGGATTCGACATCACGTTTCTGAAAAACACCCCGCATGCCCGCATGCCGTTCTTCCTCATGATGCCCTGGACAATCTGCGGCATCGCCCTCTTCGTCGAAGTGAACTTTCGAGGCTTTCTGCTCGGACGGCTGGCCAAGCTCGAATCGCCGCTGTGGCACTCCTCCCATCTCCAACGCCTCTCGCCGCTGGCTCTCGTGGCCAGTGCCATCGCATTTTCTTTCGACCCCTTCATGGTCGCAACCTTCCAATATCTCCACTGGATCGCCGTCTGGGACGGCCTCGCCTGGGGTACGGTCAGGCTCCGGACAAACAATCTCTACATTCCCATCGTCGCGCACGCCGTCGAGGTCATGGTGATGTATAGTGCGGTGCGAACGGCGCTTGGGTAA
- a CDS encoding TolC family protein (MaGe:77310179), whose product MSPHHRFAPGIPGWHSGIAIVLVLLTTTPCWSQGPAKTATPEERRETISLADAAVRALQSNLDISISRQTKESRVFDITVEQAKFDPTLSVNGQYNRQVSPLNRPVFGGTGGSLTDIQTFDQRNSSVTVDATQNLITGGNIDLNYSPARTNVNQNLATGFLFNPAWTGGLALTLTQPLLRNAGIDITKTFIKVAQNNADVEQHIFRDRVLTVLATVEQTYWELVFSNENLKVAQAALKAAEELLATNRAKTKAGVMSIVDVLQAEAAVASRVEQVLVAEKSIRDQEDQLRRLLNPGEEELRQDMRLTPTDAPVVVLEPLSLQEAIDTAIDQRPEIVQAKKNVDSGELNKQFARNQLLPTLSLQGTMGMAGLGKDYGDSVSKNLSGDFYNFGAGLVLSYPLGNRSAISTYNKRQLESKNAEASLASVRQQIIVGVREAVRRVQTDFKRIETTRSARIMAEKQLQAEQERLKVGLSTTRFVLDFQRDLATAQGNELRSVVDYNKSLSNLARHKASTLDRYNLQLQ is encoded by the coding sequence ATGAGCCCCCACCATCGTTTCGCCCCCGGCATCCCTGGATGGCACAGCGGTATCGCCATCGTACTCGTCTTGCTGACAACCACCCCTTGCTGGAGCCAAGGTCCCGCCAAGACCGCAACGCCAGAAGAACGGCGTGAAACGATTTCCCTGGCCGATGCCGCCGTCCGCGCCTTGCAAAGCAATCTGGATATCTCCATCAGCCGCCAGACAAAAGAAAGCCGTGTGTTCGATATCACCGTCGAGCAGGCCAAGTTCGACCCGACCTTGAGCGTGAACGGCCAATACAATCGCCAGGTCTCGCCCCTGAATCGTCCGGTCTTCGGCGGCACCGGCGGCAGCCTGACCGACATTCAAACATTCGATCAGCGCAACAGCTCCGTGACCGTCGACGCGACGCAAAACCTCATCACCGGCGGCAACATCGACTTGAACTACAGCCCGGCCCGCACCAACGTGAATCAGAACCTGGCTACCGGGTTCTTGTTCAACCCGGCCTGGACCGGTGGCCTCGCCCTCACGTTGACCCAGCCCTTGCTGCGCAACGCGGGCATCGACATCACGAAAACTTTCATCAAAGTTGCCCAAAACAACGCCGACGTCGAGCAGCACATCTTCCGCGACCGGGTCCTGACCGTGCTCGCCACCGTCGAACAAACCTATTGGGAACTGGTCTTCTCGAATGAAAACCTGAAGGTCGCCCAGGCCGCCCTTAAGGCAGCGGAAGAATTACTGGCGACCAACCGCGCCAAAACCAAAGCCGGCGTCATGTCCATCGTGGATGTCTTGCAGGCCGAAGCCGCCGTCGCCTCGCGAGTCGAACAGGTGCTGGTGGCCGAAAAATCCATTCGCGACCAAGAAGACCAATTGCGCCGGTTGCTCAATCCCGGCGAAGAGGAATTGCGGCAGGATATGCGGCTGACGCCTACCGATGCTCCCGTCGTCGTCCTTGAGCCGCTCAGTTTGCAGGAAGCCATCGACACCGCCATCGACCAGCGCCCGGAAATCGTCCAGGCCAAGAAGAACGTCGACTCGGGCGAGCTCAACAAACAATTCGCCCGCAATCAGCTTCTCCCCACCCTGTCGCTTCAAGGCACGATGGGCATGGCCGGATTGGGCAAAGACTACGGCGATTCCGTCAGCAAGAACCTCAGCGGCGACTTTTACAATTTTGGCGCGGGGCTCGTCTTAAGCTATCCGCTGGGCAATCGCTCGGCCATCAGCACCTACAACAAGCGCCAGTTGGAATCCAAAAACGCCGAAGCCTCCCTCGCGAGCGTGCGTCAGCAAATCATCGTGGGCGTGCGCGAAGCCGTCCGCCGCGTGCAGACCGACTTCAAGCGCATCGAAACCACCCGCTCCGCCCGCATCATGGCCGAGAAGCAATTGCAGGCCGAGCAGGAGCGGCTGAAAGTGGGATTGAGCACCACCCGCTTTGTGCTCGACTTCCAGCGCGATCTCGCCACCGCGCAAGGCAACGAGCTGCGGTCGGTCGTGGACTACAACAAGTCGCTCTCCAATCTGGCGCGCCACAAAGCCAGCACGCTGGACCGGTACAATCTGCAACTGCAATAA
- a CDS encoding hypothetical protein (Evidence 4 : Unknown function but conserved in other organisms; MaGe:77310180): MRRLLTVALITAVGTVGVALVERAPAVAQSVSGVRSFDGGVGPLFNLAGPGSLYLDGQGTQGYLYQPGGNMQTYSFRNPTTGQAWSGAVMTFGPQLSIGLIQGANQSGSPLVLPGPPRQTSPLPSMSSTLLDEIP, translated from the coding sequence ATGCGACGCCTGCTCACGGTTGCACTGATTACGGCAGTAGGGACCGTTGGAGTCGCGCTGGTCGAGCGAGCGCCGGCTGTAGCCCAATCGGTGTCCGGTGTGCGGTCGTTCGATGGCGGCGTCGGGCCGTTGTTCAATTTGGCCGGTCCAGGGAGTCTGTATCTCGATGGGCAGGGGACGCAGGGTTATTTATATCAGCCTGGCGGGAATATGCAGACCTATAGTTTTCGGAATCCCACTACTGGACAGGCTTGGAGCGGTGCGGTGATGACCTTCGGTCCACAACTCTCGATTGGCTTGATTCAGGGCGCCAATCAGAGCGGTTCACCGCTGGTCTTGCCCGGCCCTCCCAGGCAGACAAGCCCTCTGCCTTCGATGAGTTCGACGTTGCTCGACGAGATTCCGTAG